One genomic segment of Meiothermus sp. QL-1 includes these proteins:
- the carB gene encoding carbamoyl-phosphate synthase large subunit, which yields MPARTDLKKILIIGSGPITIGQAAEFDYSGTQAVKALRSVGYEVVLVNSNPATIMTDPELSEGTYLEPLTVEFLEKIIAQERPDALLPTLGGQTALNLAMALYEQGILDKYGVELIGANAAAIKKGEDREAFQQAMLKIGLDVPRGKMVHSLEEGLAFAREVGYPVVVRPSFTLGGTGGGIAENEAEFIETLTRGLSLSPTHSALVEESIVGWKEYELEVMRDKNDTVVIITSIENVDPMGVHTGDSITVAPAQTLSDVEYQRMRDAAIAIIREIGVETGGSNIQFAIDPKSGRMIVIEMNPRVSRSSALASKATGFPIAKIAALLAVGYTLDEIPNDITRKTPASFEPTIDYVVTKIPRFAFEKFSTLPNTLPGGFSDRLGTQMKSVGEVMAIGRTFKESFGKALRSLEADVRTEFSGYTTEELWARLYPSPTRIYAVLELLRRGEPVERIYERTRIEPWFLHQFKEVVATEAALKSTPPKDAEDWRYVKGLGLSDRRLGELLGLPEPEVRRTRQALGVRPVYKTVDTCAAEFEAYTPYHYSAYELEDEVRQTDKPKVVILGSGPIRIGQGVEFDYATVHAVWALREAGFETIMVNSNPETVSTDYDTADRLYFEPLTLEDVLNLVEHEKPLGVIATLGGQTPLKLARPLAEAGVRLLGTPWEAIHKAEDRAEFNRLCAELGIPQPRGAVARTAEEALRLAKELGYPLMVRPSYVLGGRAMQVVGSPEELKRYLEEVYAALAERPSILLDQYLEGALELDVDALCDGERVVVAGIMEHIERAGVHSGDSATILPPISLAPEQIATIKDYTRKLALSIGVRGLINVQYAVKDGLVYILEANPRASRTVPFVSKAIGHPLAKYAALIAVGKTLEDLGFTQDPTPAFYAVKEVLIPWLKFPGVIPLLGPEMRSTGESMGLDADPYLAYYRAELGVGQRLPLRGRVRFIGAEALKAEWAEAGFEVSEEDYDLLIALAPHPELRRAVEQGRPFITTAEGARWSLEAIRRARASSLPVRSLQAWHAASIGLSPAP from the coding sequence ATGCCTGCCCGCACCGACCTCAAAAAGATTCTGATTATCGGCTCCGGCCCCATCACCATCGGCCAGGCCGCCGAATTCGACTACTCCGGCACCCAGGCCGTCAAGGCCCTGCGCAGCGTGGGCTACGAGGTGGTGCTGGTCAACTCCAACCCCGCCACCATCATGACCGACCCCGAGCTCTCGGAGGGGACCTACCTCGAGCCCCTCACGGTGGAGTTCCTGGAAAAAATCATCGCCCAGGAGCGCCCGGACGCCCTGCTCCCGACCCTGGGTGGACAGACCGCGCTCAACCTGGCCATGGCCCTTTACGAGCAGGGCATCCTCGATAAGTACGGGGTGGAGCTCATAGGGGCCAACGCCGCTGCCATCAAGAAAGGGGAGGACCGGGAGGCCTTCCAGCAGGCCATGCTCAAGATTGGGCTGGATGTGCCCCGCGGCAAGATGGTGCACAGCCTGGAAGAGGGCCTGGCCTTTGCCCGCGAGGTGGGCTACCCGGTGGTGGTGCGGCCCAGCTTTACCCTGGGGGGCACCGGCGGGGGGATTGCCGAAAACGAAGCGGAGTTTATCGAGACCCTCACCCGGGGCCTCTCGCTCTCCCCCACCCACTCGGCGCTGGTGGAGGAGTCCATCGTGGGCTGGAAGGAGTACGAGCTCGAGGTGATGCGGGACAAGAACGACACCGTGGTGATTATCACCTCCATCGAGAACGTAGACCCCATGGGCGTCCACACCGGCGATTCCATCACCGTGGCCCCCGCCCAGACCCTCTCCGATGTGGAGTACCAGCGGATGCGCGACGCGGCCATCGCCATCATCCGCGAGATCGGCGTGGAGACCGGCGGCTCGAACATCCAGTTCGCCATTGACCCTAAAAGCGGGCGGATGATCGTGATCGAGATGAACCCCAGGGTCTCGCGCTCCAGCGCCCTGGCCTCCAAGGCCACCGGCTTCCCCATCGCCAAGATTGCCGCTTTGCTGGCGGTGGGCTACACCCTGGACGAGATTCCCAACGATATCACTCGGAAGACCCCGGCCTCCTTCGAGCCCACCATCGACTACGTGGTCACCAAGATTCCCCGCTTTGCCTTCGAGAAGTTCAGCACCCTGCCCAACACGCTGCCGGGCGGCTTCTCCGACCGGCTCGGCACCCAGATGAAGAGCGTGGGCGAGGTGATGGCCATAGGCCGCACCTTCAAGGAGTCCTTTGGCAAGGCCCTGCGCAGCCTGGAGGCCGACGTGCGGACGGAGTTCTCAGGCTACACCACCGAGGAGCTTTGGGCCCGGCTTTACCCCAGCCCCACCCGCATCTACGCGGTGCTGGAGCTTTTGCGGCGGGGCGAGCCGGTGGAGCGCATCTACGAGCGGACCCGCATTGAGCCCTGGTTCCTTCACCAGTTCAAGGAGGTGGTAGCGACCGAAGCTGCCCTCAAGAGTACCCCCCCAAAGGACGCCGAGGACTGGCGCTATGTGAAGGGCCTGGGCCTTTCGGACCGGCGGCTGGGCGAGCTTCTGGGTCTTCCCGAGCCGGAGGTGCGGCGCACCCGGCAGGCCCTGGGGGTGCGGCCGGTTTACAAGACCGTGGACACCTGCGCGGCCGAGTTCGAAGCCTACACCCCCTATCACTACAGCGCCTACGAGCTGGAAGATGAGGTGCGCCAGACCGATAAGCCCAAGGTGGTGATTCTGGGTAGTGGCCCCATCCGCATCGGCCAGGGGGTAGAGTTCGACTACGCCACGGTGCACGCGGTCTGGGCCCTGCGGGAAGCCGGGTTCGAGACCATCATGGTCAACTCCAACCCCGAGACCGTGAGCACCGACTACGACACCGCCGACCGCCTCTACTTCGAGCCCCTTACCCTGGAGGACGTGCTCAACCTGGTGGAGCACGAGAAGCCCCTGGGGGTGATTGCTACCCTGGGTGGGCAGACCCCCCTCAAGCTGGCCCGCCCGCTGGCCGAGGCCGGGGTGCGCTTGCTGGGTACCCCCTGGGAGGCCATCCACAAGGCTGAGGACCGCGCGGAGTTCAACCGGCTCTGCGCCGAGCTGGGCATTCCCCAGCCCAGGGGGGCGGTGGCCCGGACCGCCGAGGAGGCCCTCCGGCTGGCCAAGGAGCTGGGCTATCCCCTGATGGTGCGGCCCAGCTATGTCCTGGGGGGGCGGGCCATGCAGGTGGTGGGAAGCCCCGAGGAGCTAAAGAGGTACCTGGAGGAGGTCTACGCAGCTTTGGCCGAGCGGCCCTCGATTCTCCTGGACCAGTACCTGGAGGGGGCGCTCGAGCTCGACGTGGACGCCCTCTGTGACGGGGAGCGGGTGGTTGTGGCTGGCATCATGGAGCACATCGAGCGGGCCGGGGTGCACTCCGGCGACTCGGCCACCATCCTGCCCCCCATCTCGCTTGCGCCCGAGCAAATTGCCACCATCAAGGACTACACCCGCAAGCTGGCGCTGAGCATAGGGGTGAGGGGCCTCATCAACGTGCAGTACGCCGTAAAGGATGGATTGGTTTATATTCTGGAGGCCAACCCCCGCGCCTCCCGCACGGTGCCCTTCGTCTCCAAGGCCATCGGCCACCCCCTGGCCAAGTACGCCGCCCTGATTGCAGTGGGCAAAACCCTAGAAGACCTGGGCTTCACCCAGGATCCCACCCCGGCCTTCTACGCGGTCAAGGAGGTGCTCATCCCCTGGCTCAAGTTCCCTGGGGTGATTCCGCTGCTGGGGCCAGAGATGCGCTCCACCGGCGAGAGCATGGGTCTGGATGCCGACCCCTACCTGGCCTACTACCGGGCCGAGCTGGGGGTGGGCCAGCGGTTGCCGCTTAGAGGCAGGGTGCGCTTCATCGGCGCCGAGGCCTTGAAGGCCGAGTGGGCGGAGGCAGGGTTTGAGGTTTCCGAGGAGGACTACGACCTGCTCATCGCCCTCGCCCCCCACCCCGAGCTGCGCCGGGCGGTGGAGCAGGGCAGGCCCTTCATCACCACAGCGGAAGGGGCCCGCTGGAGCCTCGAGGCCATCCGCCGGGCCCGGGCCTCCAGCCTGCCGGTGCGCTCGTTGCAGGCCTGGCACGCGGCTAGTATAGGGCTTTCTCCCGCTCCATAA
- a CDS encoding CZB domain-containing protein, whose amino-acid sequence MGLLDWLRGWRGGNAHPLPALSQEEREFHGLDVQAVLEAHLAWRKRLEAALAGEHPVPELSVIVRDDQCTLGQWIHGPAARSTLALHPEFAQLREAHRRFHLCAARVVQVFRLQGLEAAQRLLEGEFNERSKEIVQSLVALMEREKALY is encoded by the coding sequence ATGGGACTGCTCGACTGGCTGAGAGGCTGGCGCGGCGGCAACGCTCATCCGTTGCCCGCGCTTTCGCAAGAGGAGCGGGAGTTTCACGGCCTGGATGTCCAGGCTGTCCTCGAGGCCCATCTGGCCTGGCGCAAGCGGCTGGAAGCAGCCCTGGCAGGAGAGCACCCGGTGCCCGAACTTTCGGTGATTGTTCGGGACGACCAGTGCACCCTCGGCCAGTGGATCCACGGCCCCGCGGCCCGCAGCACCCTGGCCCTCCACCCGGAGTTCGCCCAGCTGCGCGAGGCCCACCGCCGCTTTCACCTGTGCGCCGCCCGGGTGGTCCAGGTCTTCCGCCTGCAGGGCTTGGAGGCAGCCCAGAGGCTGCTGGAAGGGGAGTTCAACGAGCGCTCCAAAGAGATCGTGCAAAGCCTGGTGGCCCTTATGGAGCGGGAGAAAGCCCTATACTAG
- the rplS gene encoding 50S ribosomal protein L19 — MNRGALIKVVEKKYTRSDIPEFKPGDTVRVNYKVTEGNRTRIQTYEGVVIKIKRNGYNSSFTVRKISFNEGVERIFPFNSPLIESVQVVNRGKVRRAKLYYLRRLRGKAARIKGDRKRINEDLAAKEAKPAAE, encoded by the coding sequence ATGAACCGTGGCGCTTTAATCAAGGTGGTCGAGAAAAAGTACACCCGCTCCGACATCCCCGAGTTCAAGCCGGGCGATACTGTGCGGGTCAACTACAAGGTAACGGAGGGCAACCGCACCCGTATCCAGACCTACGAGGGCGTGGTCATCAAGATCAAGCGCAACGGCTACAACAGCTCCTTTACCGTGCGCAAAATTTCCTTCAACGAAGGGGTGGAGCGCATCTTCCCCTTCAACTCTCCCCTAATCGAAAGCGTGCAGGTGGTGAACCGGGGCAAGGTGCGCCGGGCCAAGCTTTACTACCTGCGCCGGCTGCGGGGTAAGGCGGCCCGCATCAAGGGCGACCGCAAGCGCATCAACGAAGACCTGGCCGCCAAGGAGGCCAAGCCCGCTGCAGAGTAA
- the rplJ gene encoding 50S ribosomal protein L10 encodes MPSKRNIETLGFLTETLRAAQGSFFLVNYQGLEAGPTGKLRRLLREKGGQLIVAKNTLVRRAMSDLGLSPIEGLSGPSALVVFSDPAAVAKVLKEFAKTNDKGIPAFKGGMLSGQPLSAQQVEVLADLPSQKELQAELVGVLSATLSNLVGVLGAKAQELVGVLEARVQKLEEAA; translated from the coding sequence TTGCCGAGTAAGCGCAACATCGAGACGCTGGGGTTTCTTACAGAGACCCTGAGGGCTGCGCAAGGCTCGTTCTTCCTGGTGAACTACCAGGGTCTGGAGGCAGGCCCCACGGGCAAGCTGCGCAGGCTTTTGCGGGAGAAGGGCGGCCAGCTTATCGTGGCCAAGAACACCCTGGTCCGCAGGGCCATGAGCGACCTGGGGCTCTCCCCCATCGAGGGGCTTTCGGGGCCGTCGGCGCTGGTGGTCTTCAGCGACCCCGCTGCGGTGGCCAAGGTCCTCAAGGAGTTCGCCAAGACGAACGACAAGGGCATCCCGGCCTTCAAGGGAGGGATGCTTTCGGGGCAGCCCCTTTCGGCCCAGCAGGTGGAGGTTCTGGCTGACCTACCCAGCCAGAAGGAGCTGCAGGCCGAGCTGGTGGGGGTGCTCTCGGCCACGCTCTCCAACCTGGTGGGCGTGCTGGGGGCCAAGGCGCAAGAACTGGTGGGCGTGCTGGAAGCCCGGGTGCAAAAGCTAGAGGAAGCCGCCTAG
- the rplL gene encoding 50S ribosomal protein L7/L12 translates to MALDIEAIKAQLSNATVLELKQLIDALKEEWGVTAAAPVAVAVPGAAAGAAAPAAEEKTEFDVVLKEAGPNKLNVIKELRAITGLGLKEAKDLAEQGGVVKEGIAKEEAEKIKKQLEDAGAKVELK, encoded by the coding sequence ATGGCTCTGGATATCGAGGCAATCAAGGCTCAACTTTCCAACGCGACCGTTCTGGAACTCAAGCAGCTCATCGATGCCCTCAAGGAAGAGTGGGGGGTAACCGCAGCGGCCCCGGTGGCGGTGGCCGTGCCCGGGGCGGCGGCGGGTGCGGCGGCCCCGGCGGCAGAGGAGAAGACCGAGTTCGACGTGGTTCTCAAGGAAGCGGGCCCCAACAAGCTCAACGTCATCAAGGAGCTGCGCGCCATTACCGGGCTGGGCCTCAAAGAGGCCAAGGACCTGGCCGAGCAGGGGGGCGTGGTCAAAGAGGGCATCGCCAAAGAGGAGGCCGAGAAGATCAAGAAGCAGCTCGAGGACGCGGGCGCCAAGGTCGAGCTCAAGTAG
- the ftsH gene encoding ATP-dependent zinc metalloprotease FtsH, which translates to MPTRINPWSLVLIAILAYWLFTLFGSSNPRSTITYTDFLTYVEQGKVARVILQEGRINGFFKAPERVRVGNTTETTDRFSVVALPAGYTDPQFTQLLRQHGVVIENRPPSIWPQLLYTLLPILLLIGFWWFFFMRAQGGAGQVMQFGQSRARLYGKEKRVNTTFKDVAGHTEAKRELMEVVDFLKNPQKYIALGAEIPKGVLLVGPPGTGKTLLTRAVAGEAGVPFFSVSASEFMEMFVGVGASRVRTLFEEARRNAPAIIFIDELDSIGRKRGAGIGGGHDEREQTLNQILSEMDGFEKDTSVIVLAATNRPDILDPALLRPGRFDRQVVIGLPTLEERKEILQVHMRGKRIAPDVDLEGLARLTPQFSGADLKNLVNEAALQAARENASEITQAHFQTALDKIILGLERGTLKLSEQEKRAVAYHEAGHAIVGEVLPYADKTEKVSIVPRGMALGARWSKPEERILMSKEHLEDTLAMTLAGRAAEELFVGTITTGAAGDFKQATALAKQMVLDWGMGDHFKNVAWGSNTGPIFLGEEIAKKQDHSEETSRLIDADIRAILDRAYEKAKAVLSEHAEAVHKLAEELLEREVVQGERVREIIAQTRAPEAVASSTPHPEA; encoded by the coding sequence TTGCCCACACGCATCAATCCCTGGAGCCTGGTCCTTATCGCAATCCTGGCCTACTGGCTTTTCACCCTGTTCGGCAGCAGCAATCCCCGCAGCACCATTACCTACACCGACTTCCTCACCTATGTCGAGCAGGGCAAGGTGGCCCGGGTTATCCTGCAGGAAGGTCGCATCAACGGCTTCTTCAAAGCCCCTGAGCGCGTTCGGGTGGGCAACACCACCGAGACCACCGACCGCTTCAGCGTGGTGGCGCTGCCGGCGGGCTACACCGACCCCCAGTTCACCCAGCTTTTGCGCCAGCACGGGGTGGTCATCGAGAACCGCCCGCCCAGCATCTGGCCCCAGCTTCTTTATACCCTGCTGCCCATCCTCCTGCTCATTGGCTTCTGGTGGTTCTTCTTCATGCGGGCCCAGGGCGGAGCCGGCCAGGTCATGCAGTTCGGGCAGAGCCGGGCCCGGCTTTACGGCAAAGAGAAGCGGGTCAACACCACCTTCAAGGATGTGGCCGGCCACACCGAGGCCAAGCGCGAGCTGATGGAGGTGGTGGACTTCCTCAAAAACCCCCAGAAGTACATCGCCCTCGGGGCCGAGATCCCCAAGGGGGTGCTCCTGGTGGGCCCCCCGGGCACCGGCAAGACCCTCCTCACGCGGGCCGTGGCCGGGGAGGCAGGGGTGCCCTTCTTCTCGGTCTCGGCCTCGGAGTTCATGGAGATGTTTGTGGGGGTGGGGGCCAGCCGGGTGCGCACCCTGTTCGAGGAGGCCCGGCGCAACGCCCCGGCCATCATCTTCATCGACGAGCTGGACTCCATCGGGCGCAAGCGGGGGGCCGGCATCGGCGGGGGCCACGACGAGCGCGAACAAACCCTGAACCAGATCCTCTCTGAGATGGACGGCTTCGAGAAGGACACCAGTGTGATCGTCCTGGCCGCCACCAACCGCCCGGATATCCTCGACCCGGCGCTTTTGCGCCCAGGGCGCTTCGACCGGCAGGTGGTGATTGGGCTGCCTACCCTGGAGGAGCGCAAGGAAATCCTGCAGGTGCACATGCGGGGCAAGAGAATCGCCCCGGACGTGGACCTGGAGGGCCTGGCCCGCCTCACCCCTCAGTTCAGCGGGGCCGACCTCAAGAACCTGGTCAACGAGGCGGCCCTGCAGGCTGCGCGCGAGAATGCCAGCGAGATTACCCAGGCCCACTTTCAAACCGCCCTGGACAAGATCATCCTGGGGCTGGAGCGGGGTACCCTCAAGCTCAGCGAGCAGGAGAAGCGCGCCGTGGCCTACCACGAGGCCGGCCACGCGATTGTAGGGGAGGTGCTGCCCTACGCCGATAAGACCGAAAAGGTCTCCATCGTGCCGCGGGGCATGGCCCTGGGGGCTCGCTGGAGCAAGCCCGAGGAACGCATCCTGATGAGCAAGGAGCACCTCGAGGACACCCTGGCCATGACCCTGGCGGGCCGGGCTGCCGAGGAGCTCTTCGTGGGCACCATCACCACCGGGGCTGCAGGCGATTTCAAGCAGGCCACCGCTTTGGCTAAGCAAATGGTGCTGGACTGGGGGATGGGCGACCACTTCAAAAACGTGGCCTGGGGCTCCAACACCGGTCCCATCTTCCTGGGCGAGGAGATTGCCAAGAAGCAAGACCACTCCGAGGAGACCAGCCGCCTCATCGACGCCGACATCCGGGCCATCCTGGACCGGGCCTACGAGAAGGCCAAGGCGGTGCTAAGCGAGCACGCCGAGGCGGTGCACAAGCTGGCGGAGGAGCTCCTCGAGCGCGAGGTGGTGCAGGGAGAGCGGGTGCGGGAGATCATCGCCCAAACCCGGGCCCCCGAGGCGGTGGCCTCGTCCACCCCCCACCCCGAGGCCTGA
- a CDS encoding tetratricopeptide repeat protein, translating into MQAVLEALHQGDYDTAFEVLVRALALAQGEEAAEVALLLAEAYSLYGEGGVEGVNRALEEGLGSLPGLEAHPRYRALLGEVRALEGASEEDVRRLLPETDDPQALYHQAQALMYLGRVEEALEILSRPLKLPAFLKWRAHTLRGKAYERLGRAVEAAQAYREAARLALGMERYWNLIDAAAMFVEAGLGQEALEVLREAAQEVLEVEDPEDAATRHYLEARSHLLLGNPSLALEAIQQALEKERQGAEPAYGTPLVHGQALMQLGQPQEAVEAFREAARRAEGVDRSYALHELAVAYLEAGELAEAEAALREVLRDPEYEYMGEACGDLAEVYYRQGRYEEAEQAARQAIERGNEGGGHLILGNIAYDLMHFEEALEHYTRACEASPEGSRDWITAQQMVVDTLAQLGFRRPDEILSRSQAVLPYIHPADEWYQTLRSYAERARGLMGSRTLN; encoded by the coding sequence ATGCAAGCGGTCTTGGAGGCCCTCCACCAAGGGGACTACGATACGGCCTTTGAGGTGCTGGTGCGCGCGCTGGCGCTGGCCCAGGGCGAGGAGGCTGCCGAGGTGGCCCTGCTCCTGGCCGAGGCCTACTCCCTTTATGGCGAAGGGGGGGTTGAGGGGGTCAATCGGGCCTTGGAGGAGGGGTTGGGGAGCCTGCCGGGGCTCGAGGCCCACCCCCGCTACCGCGCGCTTTTGGGGGAGGTGCGGGCGCTGGAGGGGGCCTCGGAGGAGGATGTGCGGCGGCTTTTGCCCGAGACCGATGACCCACAGGCCCTGTACCACCAGGCCCAGGCCCTGATGTACCTGGGGCGGGTCGAGGAGGCGCTGGAGATCCTGAGCCGGCCCCTGAAGCTGCCCGCCTTTTTGAAGTGGCGGGCCCACACCCTGCGGGGCAAGGCCTACGAGCGCCTGGGCCGGGCGGTGGAGGCGGCCCAGGCCTACCGGGAGGCGGCCCGGCTGGCCCTGGGCATGGAGCGCTACTGGAATCTGATCGATGCTGCGGCCATGTTCGTGGAGGCGGGCCTGGGCCAGGAGGCGTTGGAGGTCCTGCGCGAGGCAGCCCAGGAGGTCCTCGAGGTAGAAGACCCCGAGGATGCGGCCACCCGCCACTACCTGGAGGCCAGGAGCCACCTGCTCCTGGGCAACCCCAGCCTGGCCCTGGAGGCCATTCAGCAGGCCTTGGAGAAGGAGCGGCAGGGGGCCGAGCCGGCCTATGGCACCCCTTTGGTGCACGGCCAGGCCCTGATGCAGCTAGGCCAGCCCCAGGAGGCCGTCGAGGCCTTTCGCGAGGCGGCGCGGCGGGCCGAGGGCGTGGACCGGAGCTACGCCCTGCACGAGCTGGCGGTGGCCTATCTGGAAGCGGGTGAGCTGGCCGAGGCTGAGGCTGCTTTGCGGGAGGTTCTGCGCGACCCGGAGTACGAGTACATGGGCGAGGCCTGCGGGGACCTGGCCGAGGTTTACTACCGCCAGGGGCGCTATGAGGAGGCTGAACAGGCTGCCCGGCAGGCCATTGAGCGGGGCAATGAGGGGGGTGGGCACCTGATTCTGGGCAACATCGCCTACGACCTGATGCACTTCGAGGAGGCCCTGGAGCACTACACGCGGGCCTGCGAGGCTTCTCCCGAGGGCAGTCGGGACTGGATCACCGCGCAGCAGATGGTGGTGGACACCCTGGCCCAGCTAGGCTTTCGCCGCCCCGACGAGATACTCTCCCGCAGCCAGGCGGTGCTGCCCTACATTCACCCCGCCGATGAGTGGTATCAAACCCTGCGCAGCTATGCCGAGCGGGCTCGAGGTCTGATGGGCAGCCGCACCCTCAACTAG
- the ispH gene encoding 4-hydroxy-3-methylbut-2-enyl diphosphate reductase, whose amino-acid sequence MVERLYLAKPRGFCAGVVMAIEAVEKAAQALRAEGELVVYHAIVHNEVVTRRLEERYGVHFVEDLAEVEALRRAGRRLANTVVFSAHGIPPWLRREAAERGLHQIDATCPLVTKVHNEAKRYAREGYWILLIGDSADHQEIKGTRGEAPDRTILVAVHTHVGRDPRLADPRTVEVPDPERVVVLTQTTLSVDDTLATIEILKARFPRLVVPSRSDLCYATKNRQDAVKRIAPYVDLFLVLTSVASSNGMRLLELAQGLVGRAYRISTAADIRPEWLHGVRRVGVTSAASTPDDLVQEVVAYFREQNPALEVVEEGEWEDIEFREPRRISPEEWWASQR is encoded by the coding sequence ATGGTCGAGCGGCTATACCTGGCCAAGCCCCGGGGCTTTTGCGCGGGGGTGGTGATGGCCATCGAGGCGGTGGAAAAGGCTGCCCAGGCGCTGCGGGCGGAGGGGGAGCTGGTGGTTTACCACGCCATCGTGCACAACGAGGTGGTGACCCGGCGCCTGGAAGAGCGGTATGGGGTGCACTTTGTGGAGGACCTGGCCGAGGTGGAGGCGCTGCGTAGGGCTGGTAGGCGGCTGGCGAACACGGTGGTTTTCTCGGCCCACGGCATTCCCCCCTGGTTGCGGCGCGAGGCAGCCGAGCGCGGTCTGCACCAGATCGACGCCACCTGCCCGCTGGTGACCAAGGTGCACAACGAGGCCAAGCGTTACGCCCGCGAGGGCTACTGGATCCTTCTGATAGGCGACTCTGCCGACCACCAGGAGATCAAGGGCACCCGCGGCGAGGCCCCCGACCGCACCATCCTGGTGGCGGTGCACACCCATGTGGGGCGCGACCCCCGCCTGGCCGACCCCCGTACGGTGGAGGTGCCCGACCCGGAAAGGGTGGTGGTGCTGACCCAGACCACCCTTTCGGTAGACGACACCCTAGCCACCATCGAGATTCTGAAGGCTCGTTTTCCCAGGCTGGTGGTGCCTAGCCGCAGCGACCTCTGCTACGCCACCAAGAACCGCCAGGACGCGGTCAAGCGGATAGCCCCTTATGTGGACCTCTTCTTGGTGCTGACCAGCGTGGCCTCTTCCAACGGCATGCGCCTTTTGGAACTGGCCCAGGGCCTGGTGGGCCGGGCCTACCGCATCAGCACCGCAGCGGACATCCGGCCCGAGTGGCTCCACGGGGTGCGCCGGGTGGGGGTTACCTCGGCGGCCTCTACCCCAGACGACCTGGTGCAGGAGGTGGTGGCCTACTTCCGGGAGCAGAACCCTGCCCTTGAGGTGGTTGAGGAAGGCGAGTGGGAGGATATTGAGTTCCGCGAGCCCAGGCGGATCTCGCCAGAGGAGTGGTGGGCCAGCCAGCGGTGA
- a CDS encoding DNA adenine methylase gives MQPLIETPCSPPLKWAGGKRWLAPLLRERFWSKHARRRLVEPFVGGMAVALSLMPERALLNDVNPHLINFYCHLKHGLRVGGVRFENSREVYLANRARFNALIKNGQADTAEAALLFYYLNRTCYNGLCRFNRKGFFNVPFGRYKSITYLTDFGPFRLLLKDWEFRVGDFALVGVEVGDFVYADPPYDVEFTQYSAEDFTWEDQVRLARWLAALDVPVVASNQASERILDLYSGLGFQIEILQAPRRISCNGDRRPSQEMLAYKGV, from the coding sequence GTGCAGCCTTTGATTGAGACACCCTGCTCACCGCCCCTGAAGTGGGCGGGCGGCAAGCGCTGGCTGGCCCCTCTTCTTCGGGAGCGCTTCTGGTCGAAGCACGCTCGGAGGCGGCTGGTAGAGCCCTTTGTGGGGGGCATGGCAGTAGCTCTGTCGCTGATGCCTGAAAGGGCCCTTTTGAACGATGTAAACCCCCATCTCATCAACTTCTACTGTCACCTGAAGCATGGCCTGAGGGTGGGGGGTGTCAGGTTCGAGAACAGCCGGGAGGTTTACCTGGCCAACCGGGCCCGCTTCAACGCTCTCATAAAAAACGGACAGGCCGACACGGCAGAGGCCGCTTTGCTTTTCTACTACCTGAACCGGACCTGCTACAATGGGCTTTGCCGTTTCAATCGGAAAGGTTTTTTCAACGTGCCCTTCGGGCGGTACAAAAGCATCACCTACCTCACCGACTTTGGGCCTTTCAGGCTCCTCCTCAAGGACTGGGAGTTCAGGGTAGGGGACTTCGCTTTGGTCGGGGTCGAGGTGGGGGATTTCGTCTACGCCGACCCGCCTTACGACGTGGAGTTCACTCAGTACAGCGCTGAGGACTTCACCTGGGAGGACCAGGTTCGCCTGGCCAGGTGGTTGGCTGCCCTGGATGTGCCGGTGGTGGCCTCCAACCAGGCTTCAGAGAGGATCCTCGACCTATATAGCGGGCTAGGATTTCAGATCGAAATCTTGCAAGCGCCCAGGCGAATCAGCTGCAACGGGGACCGCAGGCCCTCTCAGGAGATGCTTGCGTATAAAGGAGTGTAG
- a CDS encoding PD-(D/E)XK nuclease superfamily protein, with the protein MPPKTGSGKTFENILATALKTSGYGFCRQVRVPGALAGRQHVLDFVVTQPKQVLISVKWQGTSGTTEEKIPFEVIRLSDLIRRGNITAFCQKDQITLSAQKAYIVLAGNGWSLKDWYVKGGLHEFLPGCSNIRILDFYDFMNMVNSRSI; encoded by the coding sequence ATGCCCCCAAAGACCGGCTCAGGAAAGACCTTTGAAAACATCCTGGCGACCGCGCTGAAAACAAGTGGTTACGGATTCTGCCGCCAGGTGCGAGTTCCGGGAGCTCTGGCTGGTCGGCAGCACGTACTGGACTTTGTGGTCACCCAGCCGAAGCAGGTGTTGATTTCCGTGAAGTGGCAGGGCACCAGCGGTACGACGGAGGAGAAAATACCTTTTGAGGTCATTCGCTTATCGGACCTAATTCGTCGCGGAAACATCACTGCATTTTGTCAGAAGGATCAGATTACGCTTTCTGCGCAGAAGGCCTACATCGTTCTGGCGGGAAATGGATGGAGTCTGAAGGATTGGTACGTGAAAGGAGGATTGCACGAGTTCCTACCCGGCTGCAGCAACATTCGCATACTTGACTTCTACGATTTTATGAACATGGTCAACAGTAGGTCTATTTGA